In Chryseobacterium camelliae, one DNA window encodes the following:
- a CDS encoding DUF3575 domain-containing protein, which produces MKKYLLFLPFLFSTVSAQETGTDASEKMNIIKTNVTGYVFRNINLTYERAFTRWFSVNMGFGAVPEGKVPFINSFLNDEDEKRFQNLDIKAFNFTIEPRFYLGHGYGKGFYAAPYYRYSKVTSNTFDFYYDYNGPNGISYRIPLKGFGSVNGNSGGVMVGVQFLLTRRQNLVLDLWIAGAHYGAGKGDFTMTSDYILTPEMQAQLKREIEDLDIPYVNYSVETNERGARVIVDGPWIGFRSGLSLGYRF; this is translated from the coding sequence ATGAAAAAATATCTGCTTTTTTTACCCTTTCTTTTCTCAACAGTCTCGGCACAGGAAACCGGCACGGATGCTTCAGAAAAGATGAATATCATTAAAACGAATGTAACAGGTTATGTCTTCCGGAACATCAATCTGACCTATGAAAGGGCATTTACACGATGGTTTTCCGTCAATATGGGATTCGGGGCGGTACCTGAAGGAAAAGTACCCTTCATCAATTCTTTCCTGAATGATGAGGATGAGAAAAGGTTCCAGAACCTTGACATAAAGGCATTCAATTTCACCATAGAACCGCGTTTTTATCTCGGCCACGGCTACGGCAAAGGTTTTTATGCAGCTCCTTATTACCGGTATTCAAAAGTAACCTCCAATACATTTGATTTTTATTACGACTATAACGGGCCAAACGGCATTTCTTACCGGATACCGCTTAAAGGATTCGGAAGTGTAAACGGAAACAGCGGCGGAGTAATGGTCGGCGTACAATTCCTGCTGACCAGGAGGCAAAATCTGGTCCTGGATCTGTGGATAGCAGGCGCCCATTACGGTGCAGGAAAGGGGGATTTTACGATGACCAGCGATTATATCCTCACTCCTGAAATGCAGGCGCAGCTTAAACGCGAGATTGAAGACCTGGATATTCCTTATGTCAACTACTCTGTAGAAACAAATGAACGCGGAGCAAGAGTTATTGTAGATGGTCCATGGATCGGGTTCAGGAGCGGGCTTTCACTGGGTTATAGGTTTTAG
- a CDS encoding FEKKY domain-containing protein gives MKTKRTAVLILLLISGVISAQQNDTKIIIKDKKRHAIENTSRQQNMPHFIQFGIMSHSHDQFREKYKVDVVYENCVIGPLRSQQAKENNRAIAAFLTKKYGESWKKDLEIIPYGL, from the coding sequence ATGAAAACAAAGCGGACAGCAGTACTGATTTTATTATTGATTTCCGGCGTTATTTCTGCCCAGCAGAATGACACGAAGATCATCATAAAAGATAAAAAAAGACATGCTATTGAAAACACATCCCGTCAGCAGAATATGCCTCACTTCATTCAGTTCGGCATCATGTCACATTCCCATGATCAGTTCAGGGAAAAGTATAAGGTGGATGTAGTCTATGAAAACTGCGTCATTGGCCCATTGCGTTCACAACAGGCAAAGGAAAATAATAGGGCAATTGCAGCATTCCTGACAAAAAAGTACGGTGAAAGCTGGAAAAAAGACCTGGAGATTATCCCGTACGGACTATAA